From Mucilaginibacter rubeus, a single genomic window includes:
- a CDS encoding DUF3095 domain-containing protein has translation MPATDQKFYSDLKVNTIPLGELFVKDELFYNVPADWHIIITDIKGSTLAVSSGQHENVNFVATGSIVSVLNIAFKNSITVPFFFGGDGATFIVPGVIVDAVMQALVLYKDNTLKNFDFELRTGIVPVKRVYDEGYKLCISKYCTSGNFTIPIVLGNGLSYAEKIIKGKEGESFDYMAQEGELDLTGMQCRWDKIPPPENTDEVVSLLVVARDESKQAAVFRKVIGYIDEIYGNPEKRQPISVPKLKLKSTFDRLEREMKVKLGKIKVMELFKDWVIMLYSYIWFNTKKGKHYLNRLVEMSDTLVIDGKINTVISGTSAQRKKLQDILVQLENEGELYFGFHVSRESVMSCYVRDLEDGHIHFVDGAEGGYTKAAGFIKRKLAG, from the coding sequence ATGCCCGCCACCGATCAAAAGTTTTATTCCGATTTGAAAGTGAATACCATACCCCTTGGTGAGCTTTTTGTTAAAGACGAGTTATTTTATAACGTGCCTGCCGACTGGCACATCATCATTACTGATATTAAGGGAAGCACACTTGCCGTAAGCAGTGGACAGCACGAAAATGTGAATTTTGTGGCAACGGGCAGTATCGTATCAGTACTCAATATTGCTTTTAAGAACAGTATAACCGTGCCTTTCTTTTTTGGTGGAGATGGCGCGACATTTATTGTTCCCGGAGTTATTGTTGATGCGGTAATGCAAGCGCTTGTTTTGTATAAAGACAATACCCTCAAAAACTTTGATTTTGAGCTGCGTACTGGTATTGTGCCGGTTAAACGTGTTTATGACGAGGGGTATAAATTGTGCATCAGCAAATATTGTACTTCGGGCAATTTTACTATCCCTATTGTTTTGGGCAATGGTTTAAGTTATGCTGAAAAGATAATTAAAGGGAAGGAAGGCGAGTCATTTGATTATATGGCGCAGGAGGGTGAGCTTGACCTTACCGGTATGCAATGCCGCTGGGATAAGATTCCCCCGCCCGAAAATACCGATGAGGTTGTTTCGCTGCTGGTAGTGGCCCGCGATGAAAGCAAGCAGGCAGCAGTTTTCAGAAAAGTGATCGGTTATATCGATGAAATTTATGGCAATCCGGAGAAAAGGCAACCAATCTCAGTTCCCAAGCTGAAACTTAAATCAACTTTTGATAGATTGGAGAGGGAGATGAAAGTAAAGCTCGGCAAAATAAAAGTAATGGAGTTATTTAAAGATTGGGTTATAATGCTTTACAGTTATATTTGGTTCAATACCAAAAAAGGGAAGCACTATTTAAACCGCCTGGTTGAAATGTCGGACACACTGGTTATTGATGGTAAGATCAATACCGTGATATCCGGAACATCAGCCCAAAGAAAAAAGCTACAGGATATTTTAGTACAGCTTGAAAATGAAGGTGAGCTGTATTTTGGATTCCATGTAAGCCGTGAATCGGTAATGTCATGCTACGTACGTGATCTGGAGGATGGCCATATTCATTTTGTTGATGGGGCCGAAGGTGGATATACCAAGGCGGCTGGTTTTATCAAAAGGAAGCTGGCCGGATAA
- a CDS encoding glycoside hydrolase family 13 protein codes for MRKTLLSTLYCLLAALGVKAQTPALERIEPMSWWVGMSNPNLQLVVHGNNIAQRSVSLSYPGVKLKAVHKVENSNYLFVDLQIFSSAIPGTFPIKFKKAGEKDLTYSYTLNKRDKSAGRAQGVTNKDLIYLIMPDRFSNGDAANDSFNNLREQGIHRDSMFSRHGGDLQGIMNHLDYLKNLGVTAIWLTPEIENDEPHASYHGYAVTDYYKIDPRYGTNDLYKKFVEKCHSMGLKVIKDLVHNHAGTEGYLIQDMPMKSWVHQWPQYTKSNFRDAAVMDPHASPMDRRLMQDGWFDHRMADMNQNNVYVQNYLTQNHIWWVEYAGIDGFRLDTYPYNEPVYMAKWARDVKAEFPKLSIFGETLVWSAANQAFFTQGNTVNRGFDTQLPGITDGVLKDAIYEAINGKDGWTDGVGRLYSVVAQDFLYQDATRNTIFMDNHDMSRLLSMVGEDIPKYKSAMAMLLTMRGVPQMYYGDEILMKNYSNPDGLVREDFPGGWAGDKQNKFTAEGRDKKENDAFNYVSKLANYRKVTTALQTGKMMQFVPENGIYVYFRYDAQKTVMVIFNSSEKDQETTTSRYFERVGDAKKAKNVLTDEMVGLDKVTIPAKTTLVLELIPGVTH; via the coding sequence ATGAGAAAAACCTTACTATCCACCTTATACTGCTTGCTGGCTGCTTTGGGTGTAAAGGCACAAACGCCTGCACTTGAGCGCATTGAGCCTATGTCATGGTGGGTTGGCATGAGCAATCCAAACCTGCAACTGGTGGTTCATGGCAACAACATCGCGCAGCGCAGCGTATCTTTAAGCTACCCTGGTGTTAAGCTTAAAGCAGTGCACAAAGTCGAAAATTCAAATTATTTATTTGTCGATCTGCAAATTTTTTCATCGGCTATTCCGGGAACGTTCCCGATAAAATTTAAAAAAGCAGGCGAAAAAGATCTTACATACAGTTATACGCTTAACAAACGCGATAAGTCGGCGGGTAGGGCACAGGGTGTTACTAATAAAGATCTGATCTATCTGATTATGCCTGACAGGTTTAGCAATGGCGATGCCGCTAACGACTCCTTCAATAACCTTCGTGAGCAAGGCATCCACCGCGATTCTATGTTCAGCCGTCATGGTGGCGACTTACAGGGCATCATGAACCACCTTGATTATTTGAAAAATTTAGGTGTTACCGCCATCTGGCTTACTCCAGAAATTGAAAACGATGAGCCCCACGCCTCATATCATGGCTATGCCGTTACCGATTATTATAAGATAGACCCCCGTTACGGCACCAACGATCTTTATAAAAAGTTTGTTGAAAAATGCCACAGCATGGGCTTAAAGGTGATTAAAGACCTGGTGCACAACCATGCCGGTACCGAAGGTTACCTGATACAGGATATGCCGATGAAAAGCTGGGTACATCAATGGCCACAATATACCAAATCAAACTTCCGCGACGCTGCGGTGATGGATCCGCATGCTTCGCCTATGGACCGCAGGCTGATGCAGGATGGCTGGTTTGATCACCGCATGGCAGATATGAACCAGAACAATGTTTACGTACAAAACTATCTCACCCAAAACCACATCTGGTGGGTGGAGTACGCCGGTATAGATGGCTTCAGGCTGGATACTTATCCATATAATGAACCTGTTTATATGGCAAAATGGGCAAGGGATGTTAAAGCCGAGTTTCCTAAACTTTCCATATTTGGCGAAACGCTGGTATGGTCGGCTGCAAACCAGGCATTTTTTACGCAGGGTAATACGGTTAACAGGGGTTTTGATACTCAACTGCCCGGCATTACCGATGGTGTGTTAAAAGATGCTATTTATGAAGCTATCAACGGTAAAGATGGTTGGACTGACGGTGTTGGTCGCCTGTATTCGGTTGTAGCGCAGGATTTTTTATACCAGGATGCTACCCGCAACACCATATTTATGGATAATCATGATATGAGCCGTTTATTATCCATGGTGGGCGAGGATATTCCCAAATACAAATCGGCTATGGCTATGCTGCTTACCATGCGTGGTGTACCGCAAATGTATTATGGCGATGAGATCCTGATGAAAAACTATTCCAACCCTGATGGTTTGGTGCGTGAGGATTTTCCGGGTGGTTGGGCAGGTGATAAACAAAATAAATTTACTGCCGAAGGCCGGGATAAAAAAGAGAATGATGCTTTTAACTATGTGAGCAAACTTGCTAATTACCGTAAGGTTACTACAGCCCTGCAAACCGGTAAAATGATGCAGTTTGTACCCGAAAACGGCATTTATGTTTATTTCAGGTACGATGCTCAAAAAACCGTGATGGTTATTTTCAACAGCAGCGAAAAGGATCAGGAAACCACTACCTCAAGATATTTTGAGCGTGTTGGCGATGCCAAAAAAGCAAAGAATGTGCTAACGGATGAGATGGTTGGTCTGGATAAGGTAACAATACCGGCCAAGACAACTTTAGTATTAGAATTAATACCCGGCGTTACTCATTAA
- a CDS encoding thermonuclease family protein, with translation MLKKYSFLLFALLIIIIAGCNSNNTKQPDADVYKVVKVKDGDTLGLLSNDNQQVTVRLAEIDCPEKSQAFGQAAKKFTSDLCFGKDVKLIGNEHDRYGRTVAQVVLTDGTNVNYALVKNGYAWHYKAYSKSTELAALEQQARENKLGLWQDANPTPPWDFRREKRQPKADSLQTPKPKKHYHKRKPKLEYAA, from the coding sequence ATGCTAAAAAAATACTCTTTCTTACTATTCGCTCTTTTAATCATCATTATTGCCGGCTGTAATTCCAACAATACCAAACAACCCGATGCAGATGTTTATAAAGTTGTGAAAGTAAAGGACGGAGATACTCTGGGCTTACTCAGTAACGATAACCAACAGGTTACCGTTAGGCTGGCCGAAATAGACTGCCCCGAAAAATCGCAGGCGTTTGGGCAGGCAGCTAAAAAATTCACTTCGGATCTGTGCTTTGGTAAAGATGTAAAACTAATTGGCAACGAGCACGACCGCTATGGCCGTACCGTAGCACAAGTGGTACTTACAGACGGGACGAACGTAAATTACGCATTGGTAAAAAACGGTTACGCCTGGCACTATAAAGCCTATTCCAAAAGCACGGAACTTGCTGCTTTAGAACAGCAGGCCCGCGAAAACAAACTGGGCCTATGGCAGGATGCCAACCCTACCCCACCCTGGGATTTCCGCCGGGAAAAGAGACAACCCAAAGCAGATTCGCTTCAAACTCCGAAACCCAAAAAACATTACCACAAGCGTAAGCCAAAGCTTGAATATGCAGCCTAA
- the pgmB gene encoding beta-phosphoglucomutase: MNTIKACIFDLDGVIVDTAVYHYKAWKRLANSLGFDFTEHQNEQLKGVSRVRSLQLILGWGGVTKTEAEQEQLATQKNTWYMEMVNQMKPEEILPGAKEFLKSCRAVGLKTALGSASKNSMTILEKIGITDMFDAVIDGNKVSKAKPDPEVFLAGAQALGALPEECVVFEDAIAGVEAAIAGDMKVVGIGLPDVLKGANLVIKGLDEMTLDKLYKL; this comes from the coding sequence ATGAATACTATAAAAGCCTGTATTTTCGACCTTGACGGCGTAATCGTTGATACTGCCGTTTATCACTATAAAGCCTGGAAAAGGCTGGCTAACTCGCTCGGTTTTGATTTTACCGAACATCAGAACGAGCAGCTGAAAGGCGTAAGCCGTGTGCGTTCGCTGCAACTGATATTAGGTTGGGGTGGCGTTACTAAAACCGAAGCCGAGCAGGAGCAACTGGCTACCCAAAAAAATACCTGGTACATGGAAATGGTAAACCAGATGAAACCTGAAGAGATTTTGCCCGGTGCCAAAGAGTTTTTAAAAAGCTGCCGTGCGGTGGGGCTTAAAACAGCACTTGGTTCTGCCAGTAAAAATTCCATGACGATATTGGAAAAAATTGGCATCACCGATATGTTTGACGCTGTAATTGATGGTAACAAGGTAAGTAAAGCCAAGCCCGACCCGGAAGTATTTTTAGCCGGCGCGCAAGCCCTGGGCGCATTACCCGAAGAATGTGTGGTTTTTGAAGATGCCATTGCAGGTGTCGAAGCCGCCATTGCCGGTGATATGAAAGTGGTAGGCATCGGTTTGCCGGATGTGCTTAAAGGCGCCAACCTTGTTATTAAAGGTTTGGATGAAATGACACTGGATAAATTGTATAAACTGTAA
- a CDS encoding glycoside hydrolase family 65 protein, translating into MKNYIKADEWKIIEEGFDAHYNKISESIFSLGNGRMGQRANFEEAYSGDTLQGNYVAGVYYPDKTRVGWWKNGYPEYFAKVLNAANWIGIDVVIDGEQLDLAKCEVFSFRRELNMKEGYLKRDFRAKTASGKEVKVEAIRFCSMADDETGAIKYTLTPLNFSGAITLTPSIDGDVVNKDSNYDEKFWDEVSKATQADGGYIVMRTKKTGFVVATGMKFNILQNGAAIEPATEAIEKEKYVAAKVSLEAKQGESITVIKYAANLSSQNYKQEELVGELNATLTRISTKGFDTMLAEQAAAWAEKWKHNDIIIEGDISAQQAIRFNIYQLNQTYTGEDDRLNIGPKGFTGEKYGGSTYWDTEAYCVPFYLSTAPQKVTRNLLLYRYKQLGKAIENAQLLGFKDGAALYPMVTMDGTECHNEWEITFEEIHRNGAIAFAIYNYVRYTGDEAYLGDYGFDVLLGIARFWSQRVTWSDDKQQYVMLGVTGPNEYENNVNNNWYTSTIATWCMQYTIDVADKIKDTEPEKYAALVSKLNLNEETEFGRFSDIVQKMYYPYDEKRQVFLQQDGYLDKEQILVKDLPASERPINQKWSWDRILRSCYIKQADVLQGIYFFEDQYDIDTIRRNFDFYEPRTVHESSLSPCVHAILAAKLGDEARAYEFYLRTARLDLDDYNNDTEDGCHITSMAGTWMAVVEGFGGMRVSDGKLSFQPFIPEKWSSFSFHIGFRGALLNIKVSKEGVQIKNASDVETTVLVYGKEQLVKANDELLVEA; encoded by the coding sequence ATGAAAAACTACATAAAAGCTGATGAGTGGAAGATAATTGAAGAAGGCTTCGATGCTCATTACAATAAAATTTCTGAAAGCATATTCAGTTTGGGTAATGGCCGTATGGGGCAGCGTGCCAATTTTGAAGAAGCTTACAGCGGCGATACCCTGCAAGGTAACTATGTGGCCGGGGTTTATTACCCGGATAAAACCCGTGTAGGCTGGTGGAAAAACGGCTATCCCGAATATTTTGCCAAAGTATTGAATGCCGCTAACTGGATAGGTATTGACGTTGTAATTGATGGCGAGCAGCTTGACCTTGCCAAATGCGAAGTGTTCAGTTTTCGCCGGGAGCTGAATATGAAAGAGGGGTACCTTAAGCGCGATTTTCGTGCTAAAACCGCCTCGGGTAAAGAAGTTAAGGTAGAAGCCATCCGCTTTTGCAGCATGGCCGATGATGAAACGGGTGCCATCAAATACACCCTTACTCCATTAAATTTCAGTGGCGCTATCACCCTAACCCCATCAATTGATGGCGATGTAGTGAACAAAGACTCTAACTACGATGAAAAATTCTGGGATGAAGTAAGCAAAGCCACACAAGCTGATGGCGGTTACATTGTAATGCGCACCAAAAAAACAGGCTTTGTGGTTGCTACGGGCATGAAGTTTAATATCCTGCAAAATGGTGCAGCTATTGAACCAGCTACCGAGGCTATCGAAAAAGAAAAATATGTAGCCGCTAAGGTTAGTTTAGAAGCCAAACAAGGCGAAAGCATTACGGTGATCAAATACGCCGCTAACCTATCGTCACAAAACTATAAACAGGAAGAACTGGTAGGCGAGTTAAACGCTACCTTAACCCGTATCAGCACCAAAGGTTTTGATACCATGTTGGCAGAACAAGCCGCTGCTTGGGCCGAAAAATGGAAACATAACGATATTATCATCGAAGGTGATATCTCGGCTCAGCAGGCTATCCGTTTCAATATTTACCAGCTTAACCAAACCTATACCGGCGAGGATGATCGCTTGAACATAGGCCCTAAAGGCTTTACAGGCGAAAAATACGGAGGCTCTACCTATTGGGATACCGAGGCTTATTGCGTTCCTTTCTATCTTTCAACGGCACCACAAAAGGTTACCCGTAACTTGCTGCTTTATCGTTATAAACAATTAGGTAAAGCCATTGAAAACGCGCAATTGTTAGGCTTTAAAGATGGAGCGGCTTTATATCCAATGGTTACCATGGATGGTACCGAATGCCATAACGAGTGGGAGATCACCTTTGAGGAGATCCACCGTAACGGGGCTATTGCTTTTGCTATTTATAACTACGTGCGTTATACCGGCGATGAAGCTTACCTGGGCGATTACGGTTTTGATGTATTGTTGGGTATAGCCAGGTTTTGGTCACAAAGGGTTACATGGTCGGATGATAAGCAGCAGTATGTGATGCTGGGTGTAACCGGTCCTAATGAGTACGAGAACAACGTAAACAATAACTGGTATACCAGCACCATAGCTACCTGGTGTATGCAATATACCATTGATGTTGCTGATAAGATAAAAGATACTGAGCCGGAGAAATATGCCGCCCTGGTGAGCAAGCTGAACCTGAATGAAGAAACTGAGTTTGGCCGTTTCAGCGATATTGTTCAAAAAATGTACTACCCGTACGACGAGAAACGCCAGGTGTTTTTACAACAGGATGGTTATTTGGATAAAGAACAGATACTGGTGAAAGATCTGCCAGCGTCAGAGCGCCCTATCAACCAAAAATGGAGCTGGGACAGGATCTTGCGTTCATGCTATATTAAACAGGCCGATGTATTGCAGGGAATCTACTTTTTTGAAGATCAGTATGATATAGATACCATTCGCCGCAATTTTGATTTCTACGAGCCGCGTACCGTGCATGAGTCATCATTATCGCCATGTGTGCACGCTATTTTGGCTGCCAAGCTTGGCGATGAAGCACGTGCTTACGAGTTTTACCTGCGTACCGCCCGTTTAGACCTTGACGATTATAACAATGATACCGAGGATGGTTGTCACATCACCTCTATGGCCGGTACCTGGATGGCTGTTGTTGAAGGCTTTGGCGGTATGCGTGTTAGTGATGGCAAACTTTCGTTCCAGCCGTTCATACCAGAAAAATGGTCGTCATTCTCGTTCCATATCGGTTTTCGTGGCGCGTTGCTTAACATTAAGGTGAGCAAAGAGGGCGTGCAGATTAAAAATGCATCTGACGTAGAAACCACCGTGTTAGTTTATGGTAAAGAACAGTTGGTGAAAGCCAATGATGAATTACTGGTTGAGGCGTAA
- a CDS encoding alpha-amylase family glycosyl hydrolase, which produces MEQTTNHKLIIYQLLPRLFGNTKTLNKTNGSVEENGVGKLNDINDKALHEIKKMGFTYVWYTGVIEHATMTDYSQFGIKADDPDIVKGRAGSPYAIKDYYDIDPDLAVDVHNRIGEYEALIKRTHNNGLKVLMDLVPNHVARTYASDVKPAGVRDFGEDDDKGKGFSPKNDFYYMPGQPFVVPSGYNPGGDEFKSPLKDGKFDENPAKATGNDVFSAAPSINDWFETMKLNYGVDYMDHRRGYFDPIPPLWSKVYDILHYWSEKGVDGFRCDMVEMVPIEFWGWVIPKLKAEHPGLVFIGEAYDKGKYNDYIFKGKFDYLYDKVGLYDAIKRLTRDEPNSSTWEINAVWNHDSKGIDEHMLRFMENHDEQRIACNDFAGNPWLAVPGMIVTATLNTGPVMVYFGQEVGEPAVGTEGFSGNDGRTSIFDYWGVPQHQKWVNNHEYDGAQLSADQQKLRGFYHNLLTAVHNSEALKSGAFYELMMANERQPGFDTRLYIYARYTNNQRILVITNFNRSDRKLTVKLPDDLLTKLNQSGHKQFTDLLSGTKFNTDDIRNGVEVSLPAMSGLLLEF; this is translated from the coding sequence ATGGAACAAACTACCAATCACAAGCTCATTATATATCAGTTACTACCACGGCTATTCGGCAATACCAAAACGCTTAATAAAACCAATGGCTCGGTTGAAGAAAATGGTGTTGGTAAACTGAACGACATTAACGATAAAGCCCTTCATGAAATTAAAAAGATGGGTTTTACCTACGTTTGGTATACCGGTGTTATTGAGCATGCTACCATGACCGATTATTCGCAGTTTGGCATTAAAGCCGATGATCCGGATATTGTGAAGGGTAGGGCAGGTTCACCGTATGCTATTAAGGATTATTATGATATCGACCCCGATTTGGCGGTTGATGTACATAACAGGATTGGCGAATACGAAGCGCTCATTAAACGTACCCATAACAATGGCTTAAAGGTACTGATGGACTTGGTGCCAAACCATGTGGCCCGTACCTATGCTTCGGATGTTAAACCTGCCGGTGTACGTGATTTTGGTGAGGATGATGATAAAGGCAAGGGTTTTAGCCCCAAGAACGACTTTTATTACATGCCCGGTCAGCCCTTTGTGGTGCCATCGGGCTATAATCCCGGGGGGGATGAATTCAAAAGCCCGTTGAAGGATGGAAAGTTTGACGAGAATCCTGCCAAAGCTACCGGTAACGATGTTTTCAGCGCGGCGCCGTCAATTAATGATTGGTTCGAGACCATGAAACTAAACTACGGGGTTGATTATATGGATCATCGTCGTGGTTATTTCGACCCCATTCCTCCACTTTGGAGCAAGGTTTATGACATCCTGCATTACTGGAGCGAAAAAGGTGTTGATGGTTTCCGTTGCGATATGGTGGAGATGGTGCCCATTGAGTTTTGGGGATGGGTTATACCTAAGCTTAAGGCAGAGCATCCCGGTTTAGTATTTATCGGCGAAGCTTACGACAAAGGCAAATACAACGATTATATTTTTAAAGGCAAGTTCGATTATCTGTACGATAAGGTAGGCCTGTACGATGCCATTAAACGCCTTACCCGCGATGAGCCCAACTCATCAACCTGGGAAATTAACGCCGTTTGGAACCACGATAGTAAAGGCATAGATGAGCATATGCTCCGCTTTATGGAAAACCACGATGAGCAGCGCATTGCCTGTAATGATTTTGCAGGTAACCCATGGCTTGCCGTTCCTGGTATGATTGTTACCGCCACGCTGAACACCGGCCCGGTAATGGTTTATTTTGGTCAGGAAGTGGGGGAGCCCGCCGTCGGTACCGAAGGCTTCAGCGGTAATGACGGTCGCACTTCTATATTTGATTATTGGGGAGTGCCTCAGCATCAAAAATGGGTGAATAACCATGAGTATGATGGCGCGCAACTATCTGCCGATCAGCAAAAGCTTCGTGGCTTTTATCATAACCTGCTTACGGCGGTGCATAACAGCGAGGCGCTTAAATCGGGCGCGTTTTACGAGCTGATGATGGCTAATGAGCGGCAGCCGGGGTTTGATACCCGTTTGTATATCTACGCGCGTTATACCAATAACCAGCGTATATTAGTGATAACCAATTTTAACCGGAGCGATCGTAAACTAACCGTAAAGCTTCCGGATGACCTGTTAACAAAATTAAACCAAAGCGGCCATAAACAATTCACCGACCTATTAAGCGGCACTAAATTCAATACCGATGATATACGCAACGGTGTTGAAGTAAGCCTGCCGGCCATGAGCGGATTGTTGCTGGAGTTTTAG
- a CDS encoding VOC family protein, which translates to MKAIEIISIPVTDQQAAKDFYLKLGFEIMVEANFDKQTWIQMSFPGSPVSITLVNWFPEMPAGSVRGFVIKTDDLDKEIEELREKGLEVADAEKTPWGRFATIKDPDGNTLSLHGK; encoded by the coding sequence ATGAAAGCTATCGAAATTATCTCTATCCCCGTAACTGATCAACAGGCAGCTAAAGACTTTTACCTGAAATTAGGTTTTGAAATTATGGTTGAAGCCAACTTTGACAAACAAACCTGGATCCAGATGTCATTCCCCGGTTCGCCGGTTTCCATTACACTGGTAAACTGGTTTCCTGAAATGCCTGCAGGAAGCGTGCGTGGTTTTGTAATTAAAACCGATGACCTGGATAAAGAAATTGAAGAACTTCGTGAAAAAGGCCTTGAGGTAGCCGACGCCGAGAAAACACCATGGGGCCGGTTTGCCACCATTAAAGATCCGGACGGTAACACATTGAGTTTGCATGGGAAATAG
- a CDS encoding ferritin, translating into MKDLLRIKSLISSDIEALLNQQVKKEAFSSSVYLAMASWCNRNGYDFSSEYFFKQAEEERHHQLKFYKYILDMGGNAVSPEITGIKQEYNSFREVFEEALDQEISVTNSIKNIYARCMKEQDFITMEFLNWFLKEQREEEYKARRALELFEVIGEEGTGRWQIDKHVGQIKYDSEA; encoded by the coding sequence ATGAAAGACCTACTCCGCATAAAAAGCCTGATATCATCAGATATCGAAGCACTTTTAAACCAGCAAGTTAAGAAAGAAGCATTTTCTTCATCAGTATATTTAGCCATGGCTTCATGGTGCAATCGTAATGGTTATGATTTTTCGTCTGAATATTTTTTTAAGCAAGCAGAAGAAGAGCGCCATCACCAATTAAAATTTTACAAATATATCCTTGATATGGGTGGCAATGCCGTATCTCCTGAAATAACAGGCATCAAACAGGAATACAACTCGTTCCGCGAAGTGTTTGAAGAAGCCCTTGACCAGGAGATTAGCGTAACTAACTCTATCAAAAATATCTACGCCCGTTGCATGAAAGAGCAGGACTTTATTACTATGGAGTTCCTGAACTGGTTCCTGAAAGAGCAACGCGAAGAAGAATACAAAGCCCGTCGTGCCCTCGAACTATTCGAAGTTATTGGCGAAGAAGGTACCGGCAGGTGGCAGATCGACAAACATGTTGGTCAGATAAAATATGACAGCGAGGCGTAA
- a CDS encoding (2Fe-2S) ferredoxin domain-containing protein, which yields MSKFTIPDKVLYVCVGSKCGKRGGKDMYKLAKSYIKHYHGREELEVIETECTDRCKYAPICSIQPGNTWLKEYHPKEVLKLMDLID from the coding sequence ATGAGCAAATTTACCATACCTGATAAAGTGCTGTACGTATGTGTAGGCAGTAAATGCGGAAAACGCGGCGGCAAGGATATGTATAAACTGGCCAAATCCTATATCAAACATTACCATGGCCGGGAAGAATTGGAAGTGATTGAAACCGAATGTACCGACAGGTGCAAATACGCTCCGATATGCAGTATTCAGCCCGGCAATACCTGGTTAAAGGAATATCATCCCAAAGAGGTTCTGAAATTGATGGATTTGATAGATTAA